In Aegilops tauschii subsp. strangulata cultivar AL8/78 chromosome 3, Aet v6.0, whole genome shotgun sequence, one genomic interval encodes:
- the LOC109752106 gene encoding uncharacterized protein, translating to MAAAAAAAAGESAGELLRRAAALVPAEHYALAALVAVSVLAYRFVELHVIGDLLRGLRGRRVELTFHPASEIYHCVASKCRSLHGRYLATPWLASPHLQTLFLGIHGRPPSFTYKRQLYTVRDGGTIALDWLLAFDLEDADEIISKDSSTPLLVVVPGLTSDSDAAYAKHLVHSMARKGWNVVVSNHRGLGGVSITSDCLYNGGWTEDVREVINYLHRKYPKAPMFCVGTSIGANILVKYLGEEGESTPLAGAASICSPWDLVVCDRFISRKLVQRFYDKALAFGLKGYAKLHQPVLARLANWEGIKKSRSIREFDHHATCIVAKYETVDTYYRRCSSASFVGNVSVPLLCISALDDPLCTREAIPWDECRANKNIVLATTQNGGHLAFFQGLTAGKLWWVGAVSEFLCALHDSSYMHQQKAEEHVLHSSLESSIDKSPYVNILGDGMIAPVGNDGPPSSQISDDLKPNATVNSTQEDEEAKEVENRSGTDGDAMPAQSPAAAGSTKQQGEERYADKIRDAMAPVKRSVNKLARYQGRSVWLLAYVALVTSWPLLGSLAFMLFRKKSRHPLSAK from the exons ATggcggccgcggccgcggccgccgccggcgAGTCGGCCGGCGAGCTGCTGCGCCGCGCGGCGGCGCTGGTCCCCGCGGAGCACTACGCGCTCGCGGCCCTCGTCGCCGTGTCGGTCCTCGCGTACCGGTTCGTGGAGCTCCACGTCATCGGCGACCTCCTCCGCGGCCTCCGCGGCCGCCGCGTCGAGCTCACCTTCCACCCCGCCTCCGAGATCTACCACTGCGTCGCCTCCAAGTGCCGCTCCCTCCACGGCAG GTACCTGGCGACGCCTTGGCTTGCGAGCCCGCATTTGCAGACATTGTTCCTGGGAATCCACGGGAGACCGCCGTCCTTCACCTACAAGAG GCAACTATACACAGTTCGTGATGGTGGAACCATTGCTTTGGATTGGCTGCTGGCCTTTGATTTGGAGG ATGCAGATGAGATCATTTCAAAAGATTCTTCAACACCCCTTTTAGTTGTCGTCCCTGGATTAACCAGTGATTCTGATGCTGCT TATGCAAAACACTTGGTTCATTCCATGGCGAGAAAAGGGTGGAATGTTGTTGTAAGTAACCACAGGGGTCTTGGTGGTGTGTCCATTACA TCAGATTGCCTCTACAATGGTGGATGGACAGAGGATGTCCGAGAAGTTATTAATTATCTCCATCGCAAGTATCCAAAGGCTCCGATGTTCTGTGTTGGTACAAGCATAGGTGCCAATATCCTG GTCAAGTACCTTGGAGAAGAAGGTGAGAGTACTCCTCTGGCTGGTGCTGCATCTATTTGTTCTCCATGGGATCTGGTG GTATGTGACAGATTTATTTCCCGTAAGCTTGTGCAACGGTTTTATGACAAAGCCCTTGCGTTTGGTCTAAAGGGCTATGCAAAGCT ACATCAACCTGTCTTGGCTCGCCTTGCAAATTGGGAGGGTATTAAAAAG TCACGCTCTATCCGGGAGTTTGACCACCATGCCACTTGCATTGTTGCAAAATATGAG ACTGTGGATACCTACTACCGCCGGTGCAGCAGTGCTAGTTTTGTTGGTAATGTGTCAGTTCCCTTGCTTTGTATAAGTGCTTTGGATGACCCCCTTTGCACAAGAGAGGCAATTCCTTGGGACGAATGCAG AGCGAACAAGAACATTGTTTTGGCAACTACTCAGAATGGCGGCCATCTTGCATTTTTTCAAGGACTAACTGCTGGAAAACTATG GTGGGTCGGAGCTGTGTCTGAGTTCCTATGTGCTCTGCATGACAGCTCGTACATGCATCAACAAAAG GCGGAAGAACATGTTCTGCATTCTTCACTGGAGTCGTCCATTGACAAGAGCCCGTACGTCAACATCCTTGGAGACGGAATGATAGCTCCGGTCGGAAACGATGGCCCCCCTTCTAGCCAGATCAGCGATGATCTGAAGCCGAATGCCACGGTGAACAGCACGCAAGAAGATGAAGAAGCCAAGGAAGTGGAGAACAGAAGCGGCACTGATGGAGATGCAATGCCCGCTCAAAGCCCTGCAGCTGCAGGGTCCACAAAGCAGCAAGGGGAGGAACGCTACGCTGATAAGATCCGCGACGCCATGGCTCCCGTCAAGAGATCCGTAAACAAGCTCGCTCGGTACCAAGGGAGGTCAGTCTGGCTCCTCGCGTACGTAGCCTTGGTAACGTCGTGGCCGCTGCTTGGCTCCCTGGCTTTCATGCTCTTCAGGAAGAAGTCGAGGCATCCTCTGTCCGCTAAGTAA